A section of the Dermacoccus nishinomiyaensis genome encodes:
- the pknB gene encoding Stk1 family PASTA domain-containing Ser/Thr kinase — MEPIQADPLIGQLIERRYQVRSHLADGGMGRVYVAHDTRLERDVAFKVLRADLARDPAFVTRFQREARAAARLSHPHVVAVHDQGRDGDVVFLAMELVDGVTMRDVINRGGRPTGELLALFEQVLDGLGAAHHAGLVHRDIKPENILISSRGVVKIADFGLARAVSSARSSVSADNEMLIGTASYLAPEQVEPARFGHSGPRGDVYASALVLAEMLTGRRSFDGDSPVQVAYRHVHEAPHPPSSADASLAPLDAWFTRATSKMPADRPADATASAHELHAARARLTPEALGHPAPPAAHVTAPTAQLDVPAASPDAYGVEGTIAPGAIPSTGQDGGRPTGAPTGPQGADEGRSAALRPAHTHVIPATTTQTLGATPAGGPRRRRRWPWVAAAATAIAAGGLALALTVGPLTSTDIPEVNARPQGEAISTLRSAGFDTRVTLADSDSVPAGRVISTSPEQGSSHRRGTDVTLVVSSGPKMVDVPAVAGLQRDKAEAKLKSEGFGHVTHTERHDVREAGTVLSVSPGAGAHIRHDTTVTLVVSSGPEEFHLPDVAKQTQENATTALQERGLTVTTREEFSPDVPSGSVIGTDPTSGTQVKTGDTITLRVSKGVEMADVPDVTGMKAAEARSRLEDAGFHVDGASWLDELLSSTVSSQTPSGGSRTPKGSSVTLSF, encoded by the coding sequence GTGGAGCCGATCCAAGCCGACCCCCTCATCGGGCAGCTGATCGAACGCCGCTATCAGGTGAGAAGCCACCTGGCCGACGGCGGGATGGGGCGCGTCTACGTCGCGCACGACACACGCCTCGAGCGCGACGTCGCGTTCAAGGTGCTGCGCGCCGACCTCGCACGCGACCCCGCCTTCGTCACCCGCTTCCAGCGCGAGGCGCGCGCCGCCGCACGGCTCAGCCACCCGCACGTCGTCGCCGTCCACGACCAGGGGCGCGACGGTGACGTCGTGTTCCTCGCGATGGAACTCGTCGACGGCGTCACGATGCGCGACGTCATCAACCGTGGCGGACGCCCCACCGGCGAGCTGCTCGCACTGTTCGAGCAGGTGCTCGACGGGCTCGGCGCCGCCCATCACGCGGGCCTCGTCCACCGCGACATCAAGCCCGAGAACATCCTCATCAGCTCGCGCGGGGTCGTGAAGATCGCCGATTTCGGTCTGGCGCGCGCCGTCTCGTCGGCGCGCTCGTCCGTGAGCGCCGACAACGAGATGCTCATCGGCACCGCCTCCTACCTCGCGCCCGAGCAGGTGGAACCCGCCCGATTCGGCCACTCCGGTCCGCGCGGCGACGTCTACGCCTCCGCCCTCGTCCTCGCCGAGATGTTGACGGGGCGTCGCTCGTTCGACGGCGACTCCCCGGTCCAGGTCGCCTACCGCCACGTCCACGAAGCGCCGCATCCACCCTCGAGCGCTGACGCGTCCCTGGCCCCCCTCGACGCCTGGTTCACCCGCGCGACGAGCAAGATGCCCGCCGATCGTCCGGCCGACGCCACCGCCTCCGCCCACGAACTGCACGCCGCGCGCGCCCGGCTGACGCCCGAGGCCCTGGGTCACCCCGCCCCGCCGGCCGCCCACGTCACCGCGCCAACCGCCCAGCTTGACGTGCCGGCCGCCTCGCCGGACGCCTATGGCGTCGAGGGCACGATCGCTCCTGGTGCCATCCCATCCACCGGCCAGGACGGCGGCAGGCCGACCGGTGCCCCGACCGGCCCACAGGGTGCTGACGAAGGCCGGAGCGCGGCGCTGCGCCCTGCCCACACGCACGTCATCCCGGCGACGACCACCCAGACGCTCGGCGCGACACCCGCGGGCGGCCCGCGCCGTCGTCGTCGCTGGCCGTGGGTCGCCGCAGCCGCGACGGCGATCGCTGCCGGCGGCCTCGCGCTCGCCCTGACGGTGGGGCCGCTGACGTCGACCGACATCCCCGAGGTAAACGCTCGACCTCAGGGTGAGGCCATTTCGACCCTCCGTTCCGCCGGATTCGACACGCGCGTCACGCTGGCTGATTCCGACTCCGTCCCGGCCGGCCGCGTCATCTCGACCTCACCCGAGCAGGGCTCGAGCCATCGTCGCGGCACCGACGTCACCCTCGTCGTGAGCAGCGGACCGAAGATGGTCGACGTCCCCGCCGTGGCCGGCCTGCAGCGCGACAAGGCTGAAGCCAAACTCAAGAGTGAGGGTTTTGGCCACGTGACGCACACCGAACGGCACGACGTCCGTGAGGCGGGAACGGTACTGTCGGTCTCTCCCGGGGCGGGCGCCCACATCCGTCACGACACCACCGTCACCCTCGTCGTCAGCTCGGGGCCGGAGGAGTTCCACCTGCCCGACGTGGCGAAGCAGACGCAGGAGAACGCGACGACGGCACTGCAGGAGCGCGGCCTGACGGTCACGACGCGCGAGGAGTTCTCCCCCGACGTCCCTTCCGGCTCGGTCATCGGCACCGACCCGACGAGTGGAACCCAGGTGAAGACGGGTGACACGATCACGCTGCGCGTCTCGAAGGGCGTCGAGATGGCCGACGTGCCCGACGTCACCGGAATGAAGGCAGCCGAGGCCCGTTCTCGCCTCGAGGACGCGGGCTTCCACGTCGACGGGGCGTCCTGGCTCGACGAGCTGCTCAGCTCCACCGTCAGCTCGCAGACGCCGTCGGGCGGCTCGCGCACCCCCAAGGGGAGCAGCGTCACCCTGAGCTTCTGA
- a CDS encoding transglycosylase SLT domain-containing protein yields the protein MPALLALPVAVHSAAQPVHHQLRGPQSHAETPTSHRANSAKKPVRRMSTTRVRAGDTVYGIARRMHSSVAAIVKANPGIELRRLLPGTTLRVPVATSAAHTPSPHPATKPTRPATKPTRPATKPAATPHPGPSTHAPKPKHVVRYAGTAAARGYPASLVASGDRHRRQLAAADLPGQAQIRAMITSTAKRYGVSPKLALAIGWQESGHRQSAVSVCDALGTMQVMPTTGQWAGSIVHRHLDLLDTQDNITAGVVTLRFLTEHAHDQNEAIAAYYQGLGAVRAHGMYPDTRRYVASVNTHMKRFS from the coding sequence ATGCCCGCCCTTCTCGCCCTGCCCGTCGCCGTCCACAGCGCCGCCCAGCCCGTGCACCACCAGCTGCGCGGCCCGCAGTCGCACGCCGAGACGCCGACGTCACACCGCGCGAACTCCGCGAAGAAGCCGGTGCGCAGGATGTCGACGACGCGCGTGCGCGCCGGCGACACCGTCTACGGCATCGCGCGACGCATGCACTCCAGCGTCGCCGCCATCGTCAAGGCGAATCCCGGCATCGAGCTGCGCCGCCTGCTCCCCGGCACGACGCTGCGCGTCCCCGTCGCTACCTCCGCCGCGCACACGCCGTCACCCCACCCGGCGACGAAGCCCACCCGCCCGGCAACGAAGCCCACCCGCCCGGCGACGAAACCCGCAGCCACGCCGCACCCGGGCCCCTCGACGCACGCCCCGAAGCCGAAGCACGTCGTCCGCTACGCCGGGACGGCGGCGGCGCGCGGCTATCCGGCGTCCCTCGTCGCCTCCGGTGACCGCCACCGCCGTCAGCTCGCCGCGGCCGACCTGCCCGGGCAGGCGCAGATCCGCGCGATGATCACCTCGACCGCGAAGCGCTACGGCGTCAGCCCGAAGCTCGCCCTCGCGATCGGCTGGCAGGAATCGGGTCACCGGCAGAGCGCCGTCTCGGTCTGCGACGCCCTCGGCACGATGCAGGTCATGCCCACGACCGGGCAGTGGGCCGGCTCCATCGTGCATCGTCACCTCGACCTGCTCGACACACAGGACAACATCACCGCCGGCGTCGTAACGCTGCGTTTCCTCACCGAGCACGCGCACGATCAGAACGAGGCCATCGCCGCCTACTACCAAGGTCTTGGAGCAGTGCGCGCGCACGGCATGTACCCCGACACCCGCCGGTACGTCGCGAGCGTCAATACCCACATGAAGCGCTTCTCCTGA